ATTCAAAAGAACCAACTGCTTCATTCCAAGACTTCATAAACTCAGAAGTAAGATATACTTCATTGAAGCTTCAATTCCCAGAAGAAGCAGAAGTATTATTTGCAGAAGCAGAAAAGAATGCAAAATTAAGATACGAAAGCTACAAGAGAATGGCAAGAGACTAATTAATAGATTAAGAGCTATCAGGATACTGATAGCTCTTTATTACTTTTTGCATAAACTTAACAGAGATATACACTCACGGTTTCGGACATTAATAACTCTAAAAATAAATCCTACAACTTGCAAACTCGCTGTGCTTCCTTACAGGACTTGGCAAAATCAGCCTTCGCTCCAGTGCAAGTTGCTTAACGGATTTATTATCTTCATTCACTAAGAGTCATAGTAATGTCCTGCAAATGTTTGCTTAATATCTCTGTTAAGTTTACTAATACTGTAATTTGTAAGAAGTTTTTATATTTTTTCACGTATATGGTATAATTGAAAAGTATATCATATATTAATGAGGCCAAAAACCTTGTGCCTTGTTTACCTAGTTGAGGGTATAATTATAATAGGGGTGAGATTATGGAAAGAAATAAACTGCAAAATTTATTTATAGATAAAAATGTAGGAACTATATTATTTGATGAACCTATGAAAAACCATACATCATTTAAAATAGGTGGTCCTGCAGATGTAATGATAATTCCTAAAAGTGAAGAGGGATTGATCAGTGCTGTTAAACTATGCAGAGAAAATGATATAGAAATGTACATAATGGGTAATGGATCTAATCTTCTAGTTAGAGATGGCGGAATGAGAGGAGTAGTAATAAAAATAAATGAAGGTCTTAATATTATAAAGGTAGAAGGTAATACTATATATAGTCAGGCTGGCTCCTTAATAACTGCTGTTAGCCGTACTGCAATGGCAAAGTCACTAACTGGCTTTGAATTTGCAAATGGTATTCCTGGTTCCATTGGTGGCGCTGTAACAATGAATGCAGGTGCCTACGGCGGAGAAATGAAGGATGTTATCAAATCCGTCAGAGTATTGGATGGGAATAATAATATTGTTGAATATACAAACGAAGAAATGAATTTTAGATATAGAGGTAGTAAGGTAGTTGATGAGAATCTAATTGTACTATCCATAGAAATTGAGTTAAAACCTGGAGACCATGAAGAAATTCAAGCCGTTATGAAGGATTTAACCGAAAAGCGTACTTCCAAGCAACCTTTAGAATTACCTAGCGCAGGAAGCACATTTAAAAGACCAACAGGATATTATGCCGGTAAATTAATAGATGATGCTGGTTTAAGAGGACTTAGATATGGTGGAGCACAGGTTTCTGAAAAACATTGTGGTTTTGTCGTAAACATAGATAATGCAACTTGCAAAGAAGTACTACAATTGATTTTAGTTGTTCAGAAGACTGTAAGGGACAAATTTGGTGTAGAACTAGATACGGAGATAAAGATTATTGGAGAGGATTAGTTGATGTATAAAATCTTAGGTGATTATCATACTCATACGATTTATAGTAGTGGCTTTAGAAAAGAAGGAAAACATGCTACAGGAACTATAGAAGAAAATGCAAATGTAGCCCTTAAGAATGGGTTATCTACCATAGTAATCAGTGAGCATGGTCCAGGTCATTATCTTTATGGCGTTAGGAAATCTAATATCCAAAGAATGCGTGATGAGATTAATAGATTAAATGAAATCTATGAGCCTAAAGGGTTGAAAATCCTTTTAGGTGTTGAATCGAATCTTGTAAGTGTAGATGGGAAACTTGATGTGGAAGATGAATTCTTAAAGTATACAGATATACTCCTTATGGGATATCATTATGGAGCTACGCCAAAATCCTTTAAAGATGCGTATGGATTATATATACTTAATCCAATTTCTAAAGTTGCAGAATCTGTCAAAGATAAAGCTATCGAAATTAATACGAAAGCATATTTAAAGGCATTAGATAATTATCATATAGATATAATCACTCATCCTGGTTCTAAGGCAAAAATTGATATAAGGGAAATAGCAAAAAAGGCTAGTAGACTAGGTACTGCTTTAGAAATAAGTTCAAAACATAGTGAACTTTCAGTAGAAAGCTTAAGGAAAATTAAGGATATTGATGTTTATTATTATATAAATAGTGATGCACATAAACCTGAAGATGTGGGTAATCTCACTAAGGGAATACAAAAAGCAAAAGATGCTGATGTAGACTTTAACAGGATAAAAAATATAAGGGAAATTAGGTGATATAATGGATTTACTTGTTATTACTGGAATGTCCGGAGCTGGTAAATCACAGGCTATGAAGGTTATGGAGGATATGGGATTTTATTGTATGGACAACCTGCCACCTGCATTACTTTCAAAGTTTGCAGAGCTATGTCAAGAATCAAAGAAGACCATAGATAAGGTTGCAGTTGTTGTAGATATTAGAGGTGGAGAGTTTTTTGATCACCTTTTCACAGAATTGGATGAGCTTGAATCAAAGGGTATTGGATATAAAATTCTTTTCTTAGATTCCTCTGATTCCGTACTTATAAAGAGATATAAAGAATTGAGGAGACCACATCCTTTGACACCAGATGGCAGTCTGATTAATGGAATAAATAAAGAGAGAAAGATACTGAAAGAAGTTAAAGCAAGATCAAATTATATAATAGATACATCTAAATTAACATTAGGAATGCTACGAGAGGAAATGTCTAGGATATTCTTAGAAGGTGGAGAGACCAGAAAGATTTCAATTTCTCTAACATCATTTGGGTTTAAAAATGGGATGCTTTTAGATGGTGATTTAGTATTTGATGTAAGGTTTATACCTAATCCATTTTATATTCCAGAGCTTAAGGAATCCTCTGGAAAAACTGATGATGTTAGAAATTATGTATTTAAATGGCCTCAGACAAATATATTTATAACTAAGGTCATAGATATGCTAGAGTATCTAATACCATATTATGTGAAAGAGGGAAAAACTCAATTAGTTGTAGGTATAGGATGTACTGGTGGATTTCATAGATCAGTGGCCATTGCAGAAAAAATTGGAGAAGTATTAATTGAGCATGGTCATAGAGCGATGATTATACATCGAGATTTATCAGAAGTTTAGTCTAAAATAAAGGGGAAAGTTTTATGGTATACAATCCAAAAATTGTAGCAATTGGCGGTGGAACGGGATTATCAATTTTATTAAGAGGATTAAAAAAGTTCACACCTGAAATAACAGCAATAGTGACAGTAGCAGATGATGGAGGCGGTTCAGGCAGATTAAGAGAAGACCTTGGTATGTTACCACCAGGTGATATTAGAGCGTGTTTATTAGCTTTAGCCAATACAGAACCAACAATGGAAAAAATTCTTCAATATAGATTTAAAGAAGGGCAGTTGAAGGGTCAGAGTTTTGGAAACCTATTTATAGCTGCTATGAATGAGATATATGGAAGTTTTGAAGAAGCAATTAAGGAGACAAGTAATGTATTGTCCATAACAGGTAAGGTATATCCTATGACTCTTGAGGACGTTAGATTACATGCAGAGCTAGAAAATGGTAAGATAATACATGGGGAATCCAATATACCATGTGAAGCGCAAAATGAAGGATGTAGGATAAAAAGAGTCTTTATGTATCCTAAGATATCTTACCCAATAATAGAAGCTGTAGAGGCTATTAAAAACGCGGATTTAATTGTCTTAGGACCAGGTAGTCTTTTTACGTCAATAGTACCCAATCTCTTAGTTAATGATATGGTAAGCACTATATATAATGCAAAGGCACCGAAAGTATATATTTGTAATGTAATGACACAACCGGGTGAAACGGATACTCTAGGAGTAATTGAGCATGTGCAAGGTATTCTTACTCATAGCAGAGAAGATTTTTTAGATTATGTAATAGTAAATACTGAGGAAATACCCGATGAAACCTTAAATAAGTATATTACAGATGGATCGAGACCAGTAGTACTAAAACCTGAAGATAAAAGTATACTTGCTGAAAAGAATATTAAATTAATCGAAGAAAGATTAGTAGAAATAAAAAAGAACTACATTAGACATGATAATATTGAACTAAGTAAAATTCTTATAAAAATAGCTAATAAAGAATATTAATAAAATTAACGAGATGATAAAAATCATTTCGTTTTTTATTAATTCTGAGTATTTTACAGTAAGAGTGTATGAATTATATATAAAATATATAGTTATCCCCTTTATTTCTAGTGCTTTCTTCCAATAAGTCTTTAATAGATATGTCCTTAAGCTTTTTGTTTATACATTCATCTAAAGGATTAAAAACGATTGAATGTAAAGCTGCTTCTAAATTAGGAGATTTATTTTCTACGGTAGGTTCTGCTTTCTCAAACAATACTGCTTCAGTAACTAAAAGTACATCAAGCACTGACAATTCCTTAGGTGATTTAGATAATTGATATCCACCTTGTGGACCTTTAATGGAATTAACAATTCCTGATTTTTTAAGTGCTGAAAAGATTTGTTCCAAATAGATTTTAGATATTCCTAGAGATTCAGAAATATTAAATATAGCAATATATTCTCCTGACTCATACTTGTTTGCTAAGTAAACAAGTGAAGCAAGTGCATATCTGCCTTTTGACGATATTCTCATTTTAAAGCCTCCCATCTATATTCTATTTTATATTAATGATAATAAAAGTCAAACATAGTAAGTGGTCCTTTTAATATAATAATGTGAAAATGTTTACAAAAGTATAGCTAAATATAGTATAATAGATATATTATTTGTTATATATTTTTTCTATTGCAGGAGTTGGTTTAGATGGTTGAGGTTAGTTCTGGAGGTGTGGTAATATTCGGTAACGCTATACTTTTACTTAAGAAATATAACGGAGATTGGGTATTACCTAAGGGACGCTTAGAAAGAGGAGAAAATATTAAAAGTGCTGCTCTAAGAGAAGTATTAGAAGAAACCGGAGTCAAGGGTGAAATACTTGACTATATTGGGGCGGTACATTATAATTATAAGAATCTTAAAGAGAATGAAATAGTCTGTAAGACTGTACATTGGTATCTAATGAAAAGTAATTCTATGGAATGTACACCTCAAAGAAAAGAGGGCTTTATTGATGCCATGTATGTACATGTAGATAAGGCTAAGGACTTGGTAAGATATGCAGATGAGAAAAAGATTATTATAAAAGGAATAGAGCTTATGAACCAATAGGAGTGATAATATGTCCTTTTCATCAACAACAAAGAATGAATTATCTAGAATAGAACTAAGCGAGGACTGTTGTGCCATAGCTGAGCTATCAGCTTTAGTTAGAATGAATGGTACAATTCAAATTATGGGCTCAAATAAGTTGATGCTGAAATTTAATACTGAGAATGCAGCAATAGCGAGAAGAATATTTACAATATTGAAAATGATTTACAATACAAATGTAGAGGTAATGGTAAGAAGGAATAGACAACTTAAAAAGAATAACAATTATCTAATAGTAGTGAACGATAAAGATATTTCAAATATGATTCTACAGGATGTAGGATTTATAAATAAGAATAGATCAAACCTTTTAACTCCAAACTATAAGGTACCTGAGAAAATAATAGAGAATAGATGTTGTAAGAGAAGCTATATTCGTGGTTCTTTTTTAGGTGGAGGTTCTATAAGTAATCCTGAAAAGACTTATCACCTTGAATTTGTAACTAATAATGAAGAACATGCCAAAGACTTATCTGAAATTATAAATTTCTTCGAGTTAAATTCAAAGATTGTGACTAGAAAAGAAAATTATGTAGTATATATAAAAGAAGGTGAGCAGATAGTAGATTTACTTAATATAATTGGCGCTCATCAGGCTTTACTAAAATTAGAAGACATTAGAGTTCTAAAAGATGTAAGAAATAATATAAATAGAATTGTGAATTGTGAAACAGCCAATTTAAGTAAAACGATTGATGCGTCCATGAGGCAGATTGAACAAATTGAATTAATTCAATCAAAATTGGGTCTAAATAGACTACCTGGAAACTTGAGAGAACTAGCAGAGCTAAGACTGGATAATCCAGACGCTAGTTTAAAAGAAATTGGTGCAATGCTTAGTACACCCATAGGAAAATCTGGTGTTAATCATAGATTTAGGAAGATAGAAGAAATCGCAAATGAATTAAGAGGAGTGAATTAGATGGAAAAATTGACAATTAAATTAAACAATCCAGATGGATTACATGCTAGACCAGCTGCTATTTTTATTCAAGTAGCTAGTAAATACACAAGTGATTTAGAAATTGAAGCACATGGGGTAACAGTAAACGGTAAAAGTATTATTGGTATTATGTCATTAGGTGCATTTCATGGAGAAGAAATAACGCTTATTGCCAAGGGTCAAGATGAGAAACAAATGATTCAGGAATTAAAAAACTTAATTGAAAATCAATTTGAAGGTTATTAATGTGGAATTGCCTATGAAAAGCATAATTATCACAAATAACGAAAAGGTATATAATAAATTTATAAAAATAATGGATGTAGTTTATTTGGAAGAATCTAATTATCTAGACATATTGTTATATGTTAGAGACAAGATACATGATGGTCATAAGCTCTTGACTCATCCATTATCTGGAAGTATAAAACCTAATGAAACGCCCTTTAAAAGTATTATGATATCAAGTACAACAGGTGAATTTGATACACAAGGTTTACTTATAATAGAAGAGAGTATACTTACTGCCCAAAAATTCATCAATAATAAACCTACTCCAAATTGGGTAGAAAGAGTTTTAGATGATTTCAGAGTAATTGACTTGTCCTTGATGGAAAACGTAATTGAAAAACTTGGACACATTTAAAAAAAGCCTTCGTAACTCGGAGACTTTTTTGTTTTTTTGTAAATACATATATTATTTTACATTAATTTTGTTTATGATAAAATGAAGTTAGTAAATGAAGAAAGAGGAAGTAGAATGGTACAGAGATTTGCTCATTTGCATGTGCATACTGAATATAGTCTATTGGATGGTTCCATTAGAGTTAAGGACTTAGTAAAAAGAACTAAGGAGCTTGGGATGGACTCTATTGCCATAACAGACCATGGAGCAATGTTTGGGGTTATCCAATTCTATAAGGAAGCGAAGAAGAATGGTATAAAGCCGATCCTTGGCTCAGAGGTATATGTTGCAGTCAATAAATATACTGAGAAAGAGCCAAAGGATAAGAACCAATATCATCTAGTTTTGCTTGCGGAGAATAATATAGGATATCAAAACTTGATGAAGATAGTATCTGAAGGATATGTTAATGGCTTTTATTATAAACCAAGAATTGACCATGATATTTTAAGAAGATACAGTGAAGGTATCATATGCCTATCTGCATGTTTAGGAGGAGAAGTTCAACAATTTTTACTTGACAATAATTATGATAAGGCAAAGAAAGTTGCTTTAGAATATAAGAATATTTTTGGAAGGGACAACTTCTACTTAGAACTACAAGACCATGGTATAACTGAGCAAGTAAATGTAAATAGAAAATTAATAAAGCTGTCTGAAGAACTTGATATACCATTGGTGGCCACTAACGATGTCCATTATTTAAAACAAGAGGATTCAGCTGTCCATGATGTTTTATTATGCATTCAAACAGGTAAGACCATTGATGAAGAGGAAAGAATGAGATTTCCTACGGATCAATTTTATTTGAAGTCACCTGAGGAAATGTATTCGTTATTCCAATATAATATAGAAGCTCTAGAAAATACAGCATATATTGCCGATAGATGTAACGTAGAATTGGATTTTAATACCTTACACCTTCCTAGTTTCCAAGTGCCTGATGGATATACAGATGTTGAATACCTTGAAATGTTAAGTAAGGAAGGTTTAAGGAAAAGATATCCTGTAATAACAGAGGAAATAAAAAAGAGATTTGAATTTGAATTTAGAACTATCGTAGATATGGGCTATACTGATTATTTTTTAATAGTATGGGACTTTATAAGATTTGCAAAAGAGCATGATATCATGGTTGGCCCAGGGCGAGGATCTGCAGCGGGGAGTATTATATCCTACGGACTTGGAATTATCGATATAGATCCAATGGAATTCGGTCTGTTGTTCGAAAGATTTTTAAATCCAGAAAGAGTTACAATGCCTGATATAGATATTGACTTTTGCTACGAGAGAAGAGAAGAAGTTATACAATATGTTGTGGAGAAATATGGTTATGACAGAGTAGCACAGATAGCTACATTTGGAACCATGGCGGCAAGAGGTTCCATAAGAGATGTTGGAAGAGCTATTAACATGCCATATAGTACAGTAGATAATATAGCTAAACAAATTCCACATGAGTTAGGGATTACATTGGCAAGAGCACTTGAAATAAATAATGCTTTGAGAAATGAATACGATAATAATGAGGAAGTCCACAATTTGCTGGATTTGGCCATAGCAGTAGAGGGGTTGCCTAGACATACATCAACTCATGCTGCGGGTGTTGTTATATCAGCTGCCCCAGTAACAGATTATGCACCATTAGTTAAGAACAATGATTCTTTGGCTACTCAGTTTACAATGACTGAGCTTGAGGAATTAGGGCTTTTAAAGATGGACTTTTTAGGTCTAAGAACTTTAACGGTTATTAGGGATGCAGTGGACCTAATAGAAGAAAATCATGGAGTTAAGATAGAGTTCAATAAGGGTTTTACCTACGATGATCCAAAGGTATTTGAAATGTTTGCTAAAGCGGAAACACTAGGAATATTTCAATTTGAAAGTCCTGGTATGAGAGCTTTCCTTAAGGAATTAAGACCTAATATATTTGAAGATTTAATCGCAGCTAACTCTCTATTTAGACCTGGACCAATGAATCAGATCCCAACATTTGTTGAATGTAAACATGATCCCTCTAAGATAACTTATATTCATCCTAAACTTGAACCAATACTTAATGTAACCTATGGTTGCATAGTGTACCAGGAACAAGTTATGCAGATTGTAAGGGATTTAGGAGGATATACATTAGGTAGAGCAGACTTAGTAAGAAGAGCAATGAGTAAAAAGAAAATGGATGTCATGGAACAGGAAAGAAGAAACTTCATCCATGGCCAACTTGACGAATATGGAAATATCCTTATACCTGGTGCAATTAGAAAAGGAGTAGATGAAGAATCTGCTAATAAAATATTCGACTTAATGATTGACTTTGCAAATTATGCCTTCAATAAATCTCATTCAGCCGCTTATGCTGTTGTTGCTTATAGAACAGCATGGTTAAAGTATTATTATCCAGTAGAGTTTATGGCAGCTCAAATATCCTCGATTATGGATAGTACAACACAGGTGTCTTTATATATACAAGAATGTAAAAGACTTGGAATTGAGGTGTTGCCACCAGATGTAAATTCGTCCCATGATAAGTTCACTGTAAGTGACAATAAGATTCGCTTTGGTTTAAGTGCAGTTAAAAATGTTGGAAGTGGATTAATTAGAGCAATTGTAAAAGCGAGAGCAAATGATAGATTTTATAGTTTTACAGATTTTGTTGAAAGGATAGAAAAAATAGACTCCACAGTTATGAATAAGAGGGCTGTTGAAAGCCTTATAAAATGTGGAGCATTGGATTCAATTGGAGCTAATCGTGCACAGTTTTTATCTATTTTTGAAAAGGTAATAGATGGGGTACATTCAGATAGAAAAAGAAATATTGAAGGTCAATTTTCATTGTTTGATGTAGTTGAGGATAATGTGCAAAAGGATAATCTGCCCAATATCAAAGAATTCCCTCAAAAAACTCTATTACAAATGGAGAAGGAAATGCTGGGGATATACGTATCAGGCCACCCTTTAGAGCCCTACGTAAAAGAACTAAATAAAGTTTCAACTATAACTACAACTGAACTATCTATGGAATTAGATGAGGTAAAAACTGAGATTAGAGATGGTCAGAAGGTAACTATAGGTGGTATAATAGTAGAGAAGAAGAATAAGGTAACAAAGAATAATAATATGATGGCTTTTATATCCCTCGAAGATATATATGGTTCTGTAGAATGTATTGCATTTCCTACAACTTATGATAAATATAATAAATATTTAACAGAGGATGAGGTTGTTGTAGTCGAAGGTAGATTATCGATTTCTGAAGTTGAAGATACCAAGATAATATGTGAAAAAATAATGCCTTTAAATAATTATAAGATGAATAAATTATATATAAGATTGTCAAAAGACAGCAAAGCTAATTTATTTGATCAAATAAAAGAAATTTTAAGAAGATACCCTGGAGATATTCCAGTATATGTATATATGGAAAAAACAAAGAAGACAGTTGTAGCAGATAGATCTTTATGGATTAGTCTAGAAAACAGAAAAGTAGAAGCTGAATTACAAACAGTATTAGGGAAAGATTGTGTGAAATTATCTTAAAATAATTCTTTTAAATTGAGCATGGAGGGGTATTATGTGGACTACCATATATGTAGCTACAGACAAGAAACAAGCTGAAAGTATTGAAAATAGTTTAAAGGCCGAAGGATTCTTGGTAAAGGTTAAGAGTGTCTATGATTCTGAAAGCGGGAGCCTGTTTGAGATATTAGTCTTAAAGTATGAGGCTGAAGATGCTCAGGATGCATTGATGGAAAAGGGAATAATATAATTTGATTTCATCCCGACCGTAGTGGAGGGATCTTGGGTTTAGGTTATAACGAGGTGAATGATATCCCCCGCTTCTATAAGCGGTCGGGTACCTATTTAAATAAACAGGTGGTGCGTTATAATCGCTCACCTCGTTGCAGTGGTGTGATGAAATTGCTATGCAATTTCTTCCGATACTTAAATATTTTATGAGGAGGATTTTATGAAGACAATAGGGGTACTTACAAGTGGTGGAGATGCTCCGGGTATGAATGCTGCATTAAGGGCTGTAGTTCGTGCTGGTTTATATAATGATATAAGAATGATGGGAATAATGCAAGGTTATGACGGACTTTTAAAAGGTAATATAGATGATATGAACTTATCATCAGTGGCAGATATAATTCATCGAGGGGGAACAGTCCTAAAAACAGCCCGCTCTGAAGAGTTTGCAACTGAAGCAGGGCTTAATAAAGCCTTAAATGTAATTGATATTTTTAATATAGACGGATTAATAGTATTAGGTGGAGATGGTACATTAAAGGGAGCTAAAGCATTATCAGATGCTGGAATACCTACAATTGGGATACCATGTACTATAGACAATGATTTGGCATATACGGACTATACAATTGGATTTTTTACTGCAGTAGAAACAGTTGTTGAAGCCATAAGTAAAATTAGAGATACATCTACTTCCCATGGAAGAGCAAGTGTAATTGAAGTAATGGGCAGAAATTGTGGAGATATAGCATTATATGCTGGACTTGCAGGTGGTGCAGAGAGTATAATAGTTCCAGAGATAGATTATGATATAGATGAAATATGCGAGAAGGTTTTAAGAGGAAGAAATAGAGGCAAATTGCATCATATTATAATTGTAGCAGAAGGAGTTGGTAATCCTTATAATATCGCTAAAGTAATGGAAGATAAAACAGGAATAGAAACAAAAGTTACGGTATTGGGATATCTTCAAAGAGGTGGAACGCCTAATACAGTGGACAGAATTATGGGTTGTGAAATGGGTAAACGAGCTGTAGAATTATTGCTTGAAGGTAAATCAAATAGGGTATTAGGAATAAAGTGTAACAATATATTTGATATGGACATAAGCGAAGCCTTAAGTATGAAAAAAATATTTGATGTAGAAATGTATAATACAGCAAATGTATTATCACTATAGGAGGTATACAAATGAAAAAAACAAAAATTGTAGCTACAATAGGACCTGCATCTGAATCAAAGGAAGTTCTGAGAAAGCTATTTTCGAATGGCGTAAATGTATGTAGACTAAACTTTTCTCATGGAAGCCACGAAGAACATCAAAAGAGAATTGACACAATAAAAGAAGTAAGAACTGAGATGGATTTACCTATTGCCATAATGCTGGATACAAAAGGCCCAGAAATCAGACTTGGAGATTTTAAAGAAGGAACTATCGAAATCAATCAGGACGACATATTTACCTTAACATCCAGGGATATTCTAGGTGACAACACCATAGTAAGCGTAACATATAAAGGTTTACCAAATGATGTAGAAGTTGGTGGAAGAATATTAATTGATGATGGATTAGTAGAGTTACAGGTACTTGAGATTATTGATAATACAGATATAAAATGTATTGCAATAAATAGTGGTACTCTAAAAAATCATAAAGGTGTAAACGTACCAAATGTTAAGATAAATCTTCCTGCTGTTACAGAAAAGGATATTGAAGATATTAAGTTTGGAATTAAAAATGAAATAGATTTTGTTGCAGTGTCATTCGTTAGAACGGCAAATGATGTAAACGTTATTAGAAGAATACTTGAAGAAAATGCTGGTCAGCATATAGAATTAATATCTAAGATAGAAAGCCAGCAAGGTGTAGATAACATAGATGAAATCCTCCAAGTATCAGATGGAATAATGGTAGCTCGTGGTGACTTGGGAGTAGAAGTTCAAACTGAAGAAATACCTTTAATACAGAAAATGTTGATCCAAAAATGTAATATAGCTGGAAAGCCAGTTATTACAGCTACTCAAATGTTAGATTCCATGATGAGAAACCCTAGACCTACGAGAGCAGAGGTTACGGATGTAGCTAATGCTATACTTGATGGAAGTAGTGCAATAATGCTCTCAGGAGAAACTGCTGCAGGTAAATATCCTGTAGAGGCTGTTAAAATGATGCATAGCATAGCTATAACTACTGAAGATTCATTGGATTATGGTGAATTATTGAAGGCTAGAACTGCTATGACGCAATTAACAATCACCAATGCAATTGGTAAGGCAACTTGTACAACAGCACAAGACCTTGACGTAGCTGCAATAATTACAGCAACATCCTCTGGACATACATCTAAGGCTATATCCAAATTTAGACCAAAGGCACCTATAATAGCAGTAACAACTACAGAGTCAGTTAGAAGAAAACTAGCTTTAGAGTGGGGAGTGTATCCGATAACTGCTCCTGTGAGTACATCAACAGATGAGGTTTTAGAAAACTCCATCAGTGCAGCTATTAAGAATGAGTATGTAAGTGAAGGAGATTTAGTAGTTATCACAGCTGGTATTCCAGTAGGTTTATCAGGTACAACGAATATGATTAAAGTTCACACTATCGGTAAGGTTTTATTAATAGGTCAAGGAATTGGTAATAAAGTAGGTACAGGTAGAGTTTGTATCGGGAACTCAGAAGAGGACTTATTAGCTAATTTTGAAGATGGAGATATAATAGTTACTAACTGCACCCATAAGGAAATGGTAACTTTTATGGAAAGAGCCTCAGCTATAATTGCAGAAGAAGGAGGACTTACATCCCATAGTGCCATAGTTGGACTTAACTTAGAGAAGCCAACTATAGT
The DNA window shown above is from Tissierella sp. Yu-01 and carries:
- a CDS encoding Rrf2 family transcriptional regulator, yielding MRISSKGRYALASLVYLANKYESGEYIAIFNISESLGISKIYLEQIFSALKKSGIVNSIKGPQGGYQLSKSPKELSVLDVLLVTEAVLFEKAEPTVENKSPNLEAALHSIVFNPLDECINKKLKDISIKDLLEESTRNKGDNYIFYI
- the rapZ gene encoding RNase adapter RapZ, coding for MDLLVITGMSGAGKSQAMKVMEDMGFYCMDNLPPALLSKFAELCQESKKTIDKVAVVVDIRGGEFFDHLFTELDELESKGIGYKILFLDSSDSVLIKRYKELRRPHPLTPDGSLINGINKERKILKEVKARSNYIIDTSKLTLGMLREEMSRIFLEGGETRKISISLTSFGFKNGMLLDGDLVFDVRFIPNPFYIPELKESSGKTDDVRNYVFKWPQTNIFITKVIDMLEYLIPYYVKEGKTQLVVGIGCTGGFHRSVAIAEKIGEVLIEHGHRAMIIHRDLSEV
- a CDS encoding HPr family phosphocarrier protein, encoding MEKLTIKLNNPDGLHARPAAIFIQVASKYTSDLEIEAHGVTVNGKSIIGIMSLGAFHGEEITLIAKGQDEKQMIQELKNLIENQFEGY
- the murB gene encoding UDP-N-acetylmuramate dehydrogenase; protein product: MERNKLQNLFIDKNVGTILFDEPMKNHTSFKIGGPADVMIIPKSEEGLISAVKLCRENDIEMYIMGNGSNLLVRDGGMRGVVIKINEGLNIIKVEGNTIYSQAGSLITAVSRTAMAKSLTGFEFANGIPGSIGGAVTMNAGAYGGEMKDVIKSVRVLDGNNNIVEYTNEEMNFRYRGSKVVDENLIVLSIEIELKPGDHEEIQAVMKDLTEKRTSKQPLELPSAGSTFKRPTGYYAGKLIDDAGLRGLRYGGAQVSEKHCGFVVNIDNATCKEVLQLILVVQKTVRDKFGVELDTEIKIIGED
- a CDS encoding NUDIX hydrolase codes for the protein MVEVSSGGVVIFGNAILLLKKYNGDWVLPKGRLERGENIKSAALREVLEETGVKGEILDYIGAVHYNYKNLKENEIVCKTVHWYLMKSNSMECTPQRKEGFIDAMYVHVDKAKDLVRYADEKKIIIKGIELMNQ
- a CDS encoding PHP domain-containing protein, with the translated sequence MYKILGDYHTHTIYSSGFRKEGKHATGTIEENANVALKNGLSTIVISEHGPGHYLYGVRKSNIQRMRDEINRLNEIYEPKGLKILLGVESNLVSVDGKLDVEDEFLKYTDILLMGYHYGATPKSFKDAYGLYILNPISKVAESVKDKAIEINTKAYLKALDNYHIDIITHPGSKAKIDIREIAKKASRLGTALEISSKHSELSVESLRKIKDIDVYYYINSDAHKPEDVGNLTKGIQKAKDADVDFNRIKNIREIR
- a CDS encoding GrdX family protein, yielding MKSIIITNNEKVYNKFIKIMDVVYLEESNYLDILLYVRDKIHDGHKLLTHPLSGSIKPNETPFKSIMISSTTGEFDTQGLLIIEESILTAQKFINNKPTPNWVERVLDDFRVIDLSLMENVIEKLGHI
- the whiA gene encoding DNA-binding protein WhiA; amino-acid sequence: MSFSSTTKNELSRIELSEDCCAIAELSALVRMNGTIQIMGSNKLMLKFNTENAAIARRIFTILKMIYNTNVEVMVRRNRQLKKNNNYLIVVNDKDISNMILQDVGFINKNRSNLLTPNYKVPEKIIENRCCKRSYIRGSFLGGGSISNPEKTYHLEFVTNNEEHAKDLSEIINFFELNSKIVTRKENYVVYIKEGEQIVDLLNIIGAHQALLKLEDIRVLKDVRNNINRIVNCETANLSKTIDASMRQIEQIELIQSKLGLNRLPGNLRELAELRLDNPDASLKEIGAMLSTPIGKSGVNHRFRKIEEIANELRGVN
- a CDS encoding YvcK family protein: MVYNPKIVAIGGGTGLSILLRGLKKFTPEITAIVTVADDGGGSGRLREDLGMLPPGDIRACLLALANTEPTMEKILQYRFKEGQLKGQSFGNLFIAAMNEIYGSFEEAIKETSNVLSITGKVYPMTLEDVRLHAELENGKIIHGESNIPCEAQNEGCRIKRVFMYPKISYPIIEAVEAIKNADLIVLGPGSLFTSIVPNLLVNDMVSTIYNAKAPKVYICNVMTQPGETDTLGVIEHVQGILTHSREDFLDYVIVNTEEIPDETLNKYITDGSRPVVLKPEDKSILAEKNIKLIEERLVEIKKNYIRHDNIELSKILIKIANKEY